One Betta splendens chromosome 8, fBetSpl5.4, whole genome shotgun sequence DNA segment encodes these proteins:
- the LOC114860453 gene encoding retinoic acid-induced protein 1 — translation MQSFRERSGGYHSNQPCYQQEPHELSRLETYRQHPHHPQPQHPHPGPGPHPGPGPGHARSGYEAHALANPTSMPPAGGAGGPKDCYSQQAYAGYPGNGGGNGNGNGSSATSQAKKSYRGSKVPPPNPSQHMQGPGGYSNHMGPGNYSAQYLSEGHLQQKWDDPSQLAQYEQEIVGRMEAGGTPAPGSAQYMDQNMLGHTQTQCHQPSTPAYTSPHHQPHPPNPSPSPLMYPQSHLHYPQHSPSPSPYMEKCSPMPHCYKGYNMPPNSQFGRQMSSHGNLKQGGYRSAQSSYGYQQPPSRSYEQQPALQAMTSPQEPHPKYQHYSQPQQNYCLSELSVRSPEQYYQTCSPSSSHSPARSVGRSPSYSSTPSPLMTNPESFQYGQPPMTPGAASSSSSSSAGMQEQATTNTMLMPPRSHPSPNVPHATSHSYTSTPQVSTMKERFSEKLLSNPSLWSLNALTSQVENISNNVQQLLLSEALVANKKGSKRNSGGSNSSAGNGPSSKKGDEYKSPPYPDGGCSNVGGASMQDPYSTPQHQPMPLELHEGGYSSSSDEQLERGYYYCGQGRSPAQALNNTQLSVDTVSSCSMTSPDDMSTRSGDSGLHNLTPDLTRCHSGQGGDGMSTPVKSIGEERSPTSITIPSPMKQERDSPSDLQHSTEPVKENFEESAWTEKSTEKEEVTKGKSPDCERDLETIKNTERLEKWADEEKCPDLYIKVNKEVTEKSFCYDEMVYQGVQTLVGQSPAALSDSSHKEHFGQDMKSEAFKSESPTASESSVKTLPFISRGDLEQDPYSTEKDDSSENTSPTPALDECNSDKRESRDEEDEEEQGGEEGVIEKEEDIQKQQQHSLCPPLSEEVREQLGEGEKLSQSLTEEHMNNRDGLEKPIGDVRSRKDSHSIHLHSDNEFAGAPVHRNAAATTAADVSARESAIGDTAPQPQSAVPIFSARNDKAAPPAQARDHIDHSDAKVLEPDSPQLPGKSILPSAPSWANTPPSPKKGDEDMEPGISCASAVTPLAKSEPVAPSAQPRTFGRKHVRGRRRIMHSGVGIRRQLSLEREVEKEEEGAPSPTQKPCMPSSKTVLFSDQIDLANQESILSQTPKMVTDSFRSRMCTRSFNAPDLPKVEPHVKRKPGPKPGSKPGPKPGIKPGPKPGQKPGAKPGPKPGPKPGLKPGSKPGPKPGSKSGPKPGPKSVPQEPELPEKNETHIKKKPGPKPGPKSGSKPGPKPGQKACPKPALKSGPKPGPKSGPKPADDLPPIDAAPIKSSVGRPKGSVSKTKLLQEEFTEPEPLTGQQSKSRKSIKSTISENQDVKPIIQEEQQENQEVKATEKENKNMVLRSRKPSQEKNSKEKTEKDTQPQSQTEIKASDISLKEEDNAPEEATVPHILNAEAPADSSATPAPPVPPEQCEENRSHSSLKRKPSPEMSTTPIKKKRGPKPKPKPSPTLDPLLEQGVPLPKEKCVRGPKKKRGPLKKVSVVTPQTKDSSLNISESDIAGDVAVVPPQCPTKTKVLPPRKGRGQKYEAMVQKITSPSSKKHLPILQTDSSLADDVTTKALSQHVSKEGETSVLRNSAEMIEGDVKSIECRQEGEKQHKGVLRKEEVTEESKNHEMSQSALMPEEVRQEKEEEVINKEEKIHKSSNPDAQSSKDWCSAESPVELTASGEWTQEHSDDLATVAIKSARTKRKRWAMVESTDASVVALEADSLIVTTPRLAKQRAIKNNHEMHLKQRRKKRKGQVPLEEEETVEETNIKIEEQQQEGVEKRVTPTESTVALPINADEITEAPQVSSTELIQKPRRGRKPSVNSSKRKRGKPSSEQIQGMPVKVHKKPGPKPGMKDALEVIEAVVRAAGCEQAEKEERKKDGQERGEQESEEQEKACIVGPVVTVSKKRTESISVKRIRRRPVHQNSKLSFCPYVRIINSRDFSSWCAIVNQPEDAVIFQRRRKKGILRMRNPFTVAKIVPHTAAMLQGPLVNKDITGRSLTCCLCGRPANYKDLGDLCGPYYTEDGVPRKILTMEHTESLTEKSEKTDDHGSSSSSSSREIGNSSQDEGEGGAEKEGTTEEPAQESSGSRPHHWRHRRSERTERLGQEVGPRRVTLRERFRRMRQLRASAAASGDQESDDSTFQRLQEEAEAKEHWAHENCAIWTRGIIMVAGRLYGLKEAATKSAKTSCYKCQIVGASLSCCWRGCSHKYHYVCAKEIGCTFHEDDFSIKCPKHEDL, via the exons ATGCAGTCCTTCCGTGAGCGCAGCGGTGGTTACCACAGCAACCAGCCCTGCTACCAGCAGGAACCCCATGAATTATCCCGTCTGGAGACTTACCGGCAACACCCGCATCATCCCCAGCCCCAGCACCCGCACCCAGGCCCTGGTCCACATCCAGGCCCAGGTCCAGGGCACGCCAGGTCAGGCTATGAGGCTCACGCGCTGGCAAATCCCACGAGCATGCCTCCagccggaggagctggaggacccAAAGACTGTTACAGCCAGCAGGCATATGCTGGATACCCAGGCAATGGCGGAGGTAACGGAAATGGAAATGGCAGCTCAGCGACTTCACAGGCAAAGAAATCCTATAGAGGAAGCAAAGTTCCCCCACCAAACCCCAGTCAGCACATGCAGGGTCCTGGTGGTTATAGTAACCACATGGGGCCTGGAAATTACTCAGCTCAGTATTTGAGCGAGGGCCACCTCCAGCAGAAGTGGGATGACCCTTCCCAGTTAGCACAATACGAACAGGAGATCGTGGGGCGCATGGAGGCTGGTGGAACACCTGCACCCGGCTCTGCCCAGTACATGGACCAGAACATGCTGGGCCACACTCAGACCCAATGCCATCAGCCCTCCACTCCTGCCTACACCAGTCCACATCACCAGCCCCACCCaccgaatccctccccctcccctctcatGTACCCCCAGAGTCACCTGCACTATCCCCAGCACTCACCTTCGCCTTCACCGTACATGGAAAAGTGCAGCCCCATGCCTCACTGTTACAAAGGTTACAACATGCCTCCGAATTCCCAGTTTGGTAGACAGATGAGCAGCCACGGCAATCTGAAACAAGGGGGGTACAGGTCAGCGCAAAGCAGCTATGGTTACCAGCAGCCCCCCTCCAGAAGTTACGAGCAGCAACCTGCTTTACAGGCTATGACTAGCCCGCAGGAGCCCCATCCTAAATACCAACACTACAGCCAACCCCAGCAGAACTACTGTCTCTCAGAACTGTCCGTCAGATCTCCTGAACAGTATTATCAGACTTGTAGCCCCTCGTCAAGCCACTCACCTGCACGCTCTGTAGGGCGCTCCCCCTCCTACAGTTCCACGCCGTCACCACTGATGACTAACCCAGAGTCGTTCCAGTATGGCCAGCCTCCCATGACACCTGGGgcagcatcctcctcttcttcctcttcagctgGTATGCAGGAGCAAGCCACTACCAACACTATGCTGATGCCCCCACGTTCACATCCCTCACCCAATGTGCCCCATGCAACCTCCCACAGCTACACTAGCACGCCGCAGGTTTCCACCATGAAAGAACGCTTTTCAGAGAAACTTTTGTCAAATCCCAGCCTGTGGAGCCTAAATGCACTCACCTCCCAGGTGGAGAATATCTCGAATaatgtccagcagctgctgctttcagaaGCCCTGGTGGCCAACAAGAAAGGCAGTAAGCGCAACAGCGGGGGGAGCAACAGCAGTGCGGGAAATGGACCATCCTCCAAAAAGGGTGATGAGTACAAAAGTCCTCCATATCCAGATGGTGGCTGCAGCAATGTAGGTGGAGCCTCCATGCAGGACCCTTACTCCACCCCGCAGCACCAGCCGATGCCATTGGAACTTCATGAGGGGGGCTACTCCAGCAGTAGTGATGAACAGCTCGAACGGGGCTACTACTATTGTGGACAGGGCAGAAGCCCAGCACAAGCCCTCAACAACACTCAACTCAGCGTAGATACGGTCTCATCATGCTCCATGACATCCCCAGATGATATGTCAACCAGGTCTGGGGACTCAGGTCTGCACAACCTTACCCCTGATCTCACTAGATGCCATTCAGGTCAAGGAGGAGATGGCATGAGTACTCCAGTGAAGAGTATCGGCGAAGAAAGGTCTCCAACAAGCATTACAATACCCAGTCCTATGAAACAAGAAAGAGACTCACCGTCAGATTTACAGCATAGCACTGAGCCTGTGAAGGAGAACTTTGAAGAATCTGCCTGGACAGAGAAATCCACTGAAAAAGAGGAGGTGACAAAAGGAAAATCTCCTGATTGTGAGAGAGATTTGGAAACCATCAAAAATACAGAGAGGCTGGAGAAATGGGCAGATGAAGAGAAATGCCCAGACCTATACATCAAAGTAAACAAAGAGGTGACAGAAAAAAGCTTTTGCTATGATGAGATGGTTTACCAAGGGGTCCAGACACTAGTTGGACAGTCCCCAGCAGCTCTCTCTGATTCTAGCCACAAGGAACACTTTGGTCAAGATATGAAATCAGAGGCATTCAAATCTGAGTCTCCAACGGCGTCTGAGAGCTCGGTGAAAACGTTGCCTTTCATTTCTAGAGGTGACCTTGAGCAGGATCCATATTCCACAGAGAAGGACGACAGCTCAGAGAACACATCTCCCACACCAGCATTGGATGAATGCAATTCAGACaagagggagagcagagatgaagaggacgaggaggagcagggaggagaggaaggggtgattgaaaaggaagaagacatacaaaaacaacagcaacactcTCTTTGCCCTCCTCTGTCTGAAGAGGTTAGGGAGCAactgggggagggggagaaatTGAGCCAATCACTGACTGAAGAGCACATGAATAATAGAGATGGCCTAGAGAAGCCCATTGGAGATGTCCGCAGCAGAAAAGACAGTCACAGCATTCATCTCCATAGCGACAATGAGTTTGCAGGGGCACCTGTCCATCGAAATGCagctgcaacaacagcagcagatgtttctgCAAGGGAGTCAGCCATTGGTGATACTGCTCCTCAGCCTCAGTCTGCCGTGCCCATCTTTTCAGCTCGCAATGACAAGGCAGCACCGCCAGCTCAGGCCAGGGATCATATTGATCACAGTGATGCTAAAGTGCTGGAGCCAGACTCTCCGCAGCTGCCAGGCAAGTCAATACTTCCCTCAGCCCCCTCCTGGGCAAACACTCCACCTTCTCCAAAAAAGGGGGATGAGGACATGGAGCCAGGCATCAGCTGTGCAAGTGCAGTGACCCCCTTGGCCAAGTCAGAGCCTGTGGCCCCATCTGCTCAGCCGAGGACATTTGGACGTAAACATGTCAGGGGCAGAAGGAGAATCATGCATTCAGGTGTGGGAATCAGGCGACAACTAAGCTTGGAGCGAGAggtggagaaggaagaggaaggtgcACCCTCACCTACCCAGAAACCCTGCATGCCTTCCAGTAAAACTGTGCTATTTTCTGATCAAATAGACTTAGCTAATCAGGAGTCTATTTTGAGCCAGACTCCCAAAATGGTCACTGATAGTTTTCGTTCAAGAATGTGCACTCGTTCATTCAACGCACCAGACTTGCCAAAAGTTGAGCCACATGTGAAGAGAAAACCAGGCCCAAAGCCTGGATCAAAGCCTGGGCCCAAGCCAGGAATAAAACCTGGACCAAAGCCAGGGCAAAAACCAGGAGCAAAGCCTGGACCTAAACCTGGACCTAAACCTGGTTTAAAACCTGGATCAAAGCCTGGGCCGAAGCCTGGTTCAAAATCAGGGCCGAAACCTGGGCCAAAATCTGTGCCACAAGAACCGGAGCTGCCAGAAAAAAACGAGACTCATATAAAAAAGAAACCAGGTCCAAAACCAGGTCCAAAATCTGGCTCAAAACCTGGACCAAAACCTGGACAAAAGGCCTGTCCAAAGCCAGCTCTAAAGTCGGGTCCAAAACCAGGGCCTAAGTCCGGACCCAAACCAGCAGATGATTTGCCACCCATTGATGCTGCACCCATCAAGTCTTCAGTGGGTCGTCCTAAAGGTTCAGTATCTAAAACAAAGCTGTTGCAGGAAGAATTCACTGAACCTGAACCTTTGACAGGGCAgcaaagcaaaagcagaaagAGCATAAAGTCGACAATATCAGAAAACCAAGATGTAAAACCAATAATTCAGGAGGAGCAACAAGAAAATCAAGAGGTAAAAGCCACAGAGAAGGAGAATAAGAACATGGTATTAAGATCTAGAAAACCATCACAAGAAAAAAAttcaaaagaaaagacagagaaagacactCAGCCCCAGTCACAAACAGAAATTAAGGCCAGTGATATTTCTTTAAAAGAAGAGGATAATGCACCAGAGGAAGCAACTGTACCTCATATTCTTAATGCAGAGGCTCCAGCAGATTCATCTGCTACACCTGCTCCCCCAGTCCCACCCGAACAATGTGAAGAAAACAGATCCCATTCATCACTAAAACGGAAACCAAGCCCAGAAATGTCAACTACAcccataaagaaaaaaagaggtcCGAAGCCAAAACCAAAACCCTCACCAACACTAGACCCTCTCCTGGAACAGGGGGTGCCTCTTCCTAAAGAAAAGTGTGTTCGAGGCCCCAAAAAAAAGCGAGGCCCTCTCAAGAAGGTTTCTGTGGTCACTCCCCAAACCAAAGACAGTTCCCTAAACATCAGTGAGTCTGACATTGCTGGTGACGTGGCTGTTGTGCCGCCTCAGTGTCCAACTAAAACAAAGGTTCTCCCACCACGCAAAGGCAGAGGACAAAAATACGAGGCCATGGTGCAGAAGATTACGTCCCCCAGCTCAAAAAAGCATCTTCCAATTCTTCAGACAGACAGTAGTCTCGCTGATGATGTGACAACCAAGGCTTTGTCTCAACATGTTTCAAAAGAAGGTGAGACATCAGTGCTCAGAAATAGCGCCGAGATGATAGAGGGAGATGTGAAAAGCATAGAGTGCAGacaagagggagagaaacaacacaaaggGGTACTGAGAAAAGAGGAGGTGACAGAAGAAAGCAAAAACCATGAGATGAGTCAATCAGCGTTAATGCCAGAGGAGGTGAGGcaagaaaaggaagaggaggttataaataaggaggaaaaaatacacaaaagcaGTAATCCAGATGCCCAAAGCAGCAAGGACTGGTGTTCAGCAGAATCCCCAGTGGAGCTCACGGCTTCAGGAGAGTGGACACAAGAGCATTCAGATGACTTAGCTACAGTTGCCATTAAATCTGCCAGGACTAAGAGGAAGCGATGGGCCATGGTGGAGAGTACAGATGCCTCAGTAGTAGCTCTGGAAGCAGATAGCCTCATAGTTACAACACCAAGGCTGGCAAAACAGAGGGCCATCAAAAACAACCACGAAATGCACCTCaaacagagaagaaagaaaagaaaaggtcaAGTCcctctggaggaagaggagacagtcGAGGAGACAAATATCAAAATAGAAGAGCAGCAACAGGAGGGGGTAGAAAAGAGGGTAACCCCCACAGAGTCCACAGTAGCTCTGCCAATCAACGCAGATGAGATCACAGAAGCCCCCCAGGTTTCTAGCACGGAACTCATCCAGAAAccgaggagagggagaaaaccATCAGTTAACTCGAGCAAGAGGAAACGAGGCAAACCCTCATCAGAGCAGATTCAAGGGATGCCGGTAAAGGTCCACAAAAAGCCCGGACCCAAACCTGGGATGAAAGATGCCCTGGAGGTCATTGAGGCAGTGGTGAGGGCCGCAGGGTGTGAACAGGCAGAAAAAGAGGAGCGAAAGAAGGACGGACAGGAAAGAGGAGAACAGGAAAGCGAGGAACAAGAGAAGGCATGCATTGTGGGCCCTGTAGTGACAGTATCCAAGAAACGGACGGAGAGTATCTCCGTGAAACGAATCAGGCGGAGACCAGTTCATCAAAATTCGAAACTGTCTTTCTGTCCTTACGTACGGATCATCAATTCCAGAGACTTTTCCTCCTGGTGCGCCATCGTCAACCAGCCCGAGGACGCAGTCATATTTCAGAGACGTAGGAAAAAGGGCATTCTGAGGATGAGGAATCCGTTCACCGTCGCAAAGATAGTGCCACACACTGCTGCCATGTTACAGGGACCCTTGGTAAATAAAGATATCACTGGTAGAAGTCTCACATGTTGCCTGTGTGGGAGGCCAGCCAACTACAAAGACCTAGGCGATTTGTGTGGCCCCTACTACACAGAGGACGGCGTTCCACGGAAGATACTGACGATGGAGCACACGGAATCCCTCACGGAGAAGTCAGAGAAGACCGACGACCAcggtagcagcagcagcagcagcagccgagaaATAGGCAACTCCTCGCAGGACGAAGGCGAGGGCGGCGCAGAAAAGGAGGGCACCACAGAAGAACCGGCTCAAGAGAGCAGTGGCAGCCGGCCCCACCACTGGCGCCACAGAAGGTCAGAAAGGACGGAGCGGCTGGGCCAGGAGGTGGGTCCACGCAGGGTAACCCTCCGAGAGCGGTTCAGGAGGATGAGGCAGCTTCGGGCCAGCGCAGCGGCCTCCGGTGACCAGGAGAGCGATGACAGCACGTTCCAAAGGCTACAGGAAGAGGCCGAGGCCAAGGAACACTGGGCCCACGAGAACTGCGCTATCTGGACCAGGGGGATCATCATGGTCGCTGGGAGGCTGTACGGGCTGAAGGAGGCTGCCACCAAATCGGCCAAAACG AGCTGCTACAAGTGCCAGATTGTGGGGGcgtccctcagctgctgctggagaggctGCTCTCATAAATATCACTATGTCTGCGCCAAAGAGATAG GCTGCACATTCCACGAGGATGACTTCTCCATCAAATGTCCCAAACATGAG GACCTGTAA